In Dolichospermum flos-aquae CCAP 1403/13F, the following proteins share a genomic window:
- a CDS encoding Fur family transcriptional regulator: MRAIHTRSQERILNLLQNLKQGISAQDIYVELRNLKQSMGLATVYRSLDALKLEGLVQVRTLANGEALYSLTQQDKHHLTCLQCGISIPIHQCPVHELENQLQTSHQFKVFYHTLEFFGLCTKCRVKESPSQESGVRMKEEGRRKKE; the protein is encoded by the coding sequence ATGAGAGCCATACATACTCGTAGTCAAGAACGGATTTTAAACCTGTTACAAAATCTTAAACAAGGCATTTCTGCCCAGGATATTTACGTAGAATTACGTAATCTCAAACAAAGCATGGGTTTAGCAACAGTTTACCGTTCCTTGGATGCTCTCAAATTAGAAGGCTTAGTGCAAGTGCGAACTTTGGCAAATGGGGAAGCCTTATATAGCTTAACACAACAGGATAAACACCATCTCACCTGCCTACAATGCGGTATTTCTATTCCCATTCATCAATGTCCTGTCCATGAACTCGAAAACCAATTACAAACCAGCCATCAATTTAAAGTGTTTTATCACACTCTAGAGTTTTTTGGACTGTGTACAAAATGTCGAGTCAAGGAGTCACCGAGTCAGGAGTCAGGAGTCAGAATGAAGGAAGAAGGAAGAAGGAAGAAGGAATGA